One Sus scrofa isolate TJ Tabasco breed Duroc chromosome 10, Sscrofa11.1, whole genome shotgun sequence genomic window carries:
- the PTPN7 gene encoding tyrosine-protein phosphatase non-receptor type 7 isoform X1, protein MAQPPPDQAPAKKHVRLQERRGSNVALMLDVRSLGAVEPICSVSTPREVTLHFLRTAGHPLTRWALQHQPPSPQELEEEFLKIPSNFVSPEDLDVPGHASKDRYKTILPNPQSRVCLGRAQSQEDGDYINANYIRGYGGKDKAYIATQGPMPNTVSDFWEMVWQEEVSLIIMLTQLREGKEKCVHYWPTEEETYGPFHIRIQDVRECPEYTVRRLSIQLQEEHRPVKHVLFSAWPDHQTPESAGPLLRLVAEVEDSPETAANAGPIVVHCSAGIGRTGCFIATRIGCQQLKARGEVDILRIVCQLRLDRGGMIQTAEQYQFLHHTLALYAAQLPEGPSP, encoded by the exons ATGGCCCAGCCTCCACCTGACCAAGCGCCAGCCAAGAAGCACGTGAGGCTGCAGGAGAG GCGAGGCTCCAACGTTGCTCTGATGCTGGATGTGCGGTCCCTGGGGGCTGTGGAGCCCATCTGCTCCGTAAGCACGCCTCGGGAGGTCACCCTGCATTTTCTGCGCACAGCCGGCCACCCCCTCACCCGCTGGGCCCTGCAGCACCAGCCACCCAGCccccaggagctggaagaggaGTTCTTG AAGATCCCCTCAAACTTTGTCAGCCCCGAGGATCTGGATGTCCCTGGTCATGCCTCCAAGGACCGCTACAAGACCATCTTGCCAA ACCCCCAGAGCCGTGTCTGTCTGGGCCGGGCACAGAGCCAGGAGGATGGGGACTACATCAACGCCAACTACATCCGG GGCTATGGCGGGAAGGACAAGGCCTACATCGCCACCCAGGGCCCCATGCCCAACACCGTGTCGGACTTCTGGGAGATGGTGTGGCAGGAGGAAGTGTCCCTTATCATCATGCTCACTCAGCTCCGGGAAGGCAAGGAG AAATGTGTCCACTACTGgcccacagaggaggaaacctATGGGCCCTTCCACATCCGCATCCAGGACGTGAGAGAGTGCCCGGAATACACCGTTCGGCGGCTCAGCATCCAG CTCCAGGAGGAGCACCGGCCAGTGAAGCATGTCCTTTTCTCGGCCTGGCCTGACCACCAGACCCCAGAATCGGCCGGGCCCCTGCTGCGCCTGGTGGCCGAGGTGGAAGACAGCCCAGAGACAGCTGCCAACGCCGGGCCCATCGTGGTCCATTGCAG TGCAGGGATCGGCCGGACAGGCTGCTTCATCGCCACGCGCATTGGCTGCCAGCAGCTGAAGGCCCGAGGCGAAGTGGACATCCTGCGCATTGTGTGCCAGCTGCGGCTGGACAG GGGTGGCATGATCCAGACGGCGGAGCAGTACCAGTTCCTGCACCACACCTTGGCCTTGTACGCTGCCCAGCTGCCGGAGGGGCCCAGCCCCTGA
- the PTPN7 gene encoding tyrosine-protein phosphatase non-receptor type 7 isoform X2 codes for MAQPPPDQAPAKKHVRLQERRGSNVALMLDVRSLGAVEPICSVSTPREVTLHFLRTAGHPLTRWALQHQPPSPQELEEEFLIPSNFVSPEDLDVPGHASKDRYKTILPNPQSRVCLGRAQSQEDGDYINANYIRGYGGKDKAYIATQGPMPNTVSDFWEMVWQEEVSLIIMLTQLREGKEKCVHYWPTEEETYGPFHIRIQDVRECPEYTVRRLSIQLQEEHRPVKHVLFSAWPDHQTPESAGPLLRLVAEVEDSPETAANAGPIVVHCSAGIGRTGCFIATRIGCQQLKARGEVDILRIVCQLRLDRGGMIQTAEQYQFLHHTLALYAAQLPEGPSP; via the exons ATGGCCCAGCCTCCACCTGACCAAGCGCCAGCCAAGAAGCACGTGAGGCTGCAGGAGAG GCGAGGCTCCAACGTTGCTCTGATGCTGGATGTGCGGTCCCTGGGGGCTGTGGAGCCCATCTGCTCCGTAAGCACGCCTCGGGAGGTCACCCTGCATTTTCTGCGCACAGCCGGCCACCCCCTCACCCGCTGGGCCCTGCAGCACCAGCCACCCAGCccccaggagctggaagaggaGTTCTTG ATCCCCTCAAACTTTGTCAGCCCCGAGGATCTGGATGTCCCTGGTCATGCCTCCAAGGACCGCTACAAGACCATCTTGCCAA ACCCCCAGAGCCGTGTCTGTCTGGGCCGGGCACAGAGCCAGGAGGATGGGGACTACATCAACGCCAACTACATCCGG GGCTATGGCGGGAAGGACAAGGCCTACATCGCCACCCAGGGCCCCATGCCCAACACCGTGTCGGACTTCTGGGAGATGGTGTGGCAGGAGGAAGTGTCCCTTATCATCATGCTCACTCAGCTCCGGGAAGGCAAGGAG AAATGTGTCCACTACTGgcccacagaggaggaaacctATGGGCCCTTCCACATCCGCATCCAGGACGTGAGAGAGTGCCCGGAATACACCGTTCGGCGGCTCAGCATCCAG CTCCAGGAGGAGCACCGGCCAGTGAAGCATGTCCTTTTCTCGGCCTGGCCTGACCACCAGACCCCAGAATCGGCCGGGCCCCTGCTGCGCCTGGTGGCCGAGGTGGAAGACAGCCCAGAGACAGCTGCCAACGCCGGGCCCATCGTGGTCCATTGCAG TGCAGGGATCGGCCGGACAGGCTGCTTCATCGCCACGCGCATTGGCTGCCAGCAGCTGAAGGCCCGAGGCGAAGTGGACATCCTGCGCATTGTGTGCCAGCTGCGGCTGGACAG GGGTGGCATGATCCAGACGGCGGAGCAGTACCAGTTCCTGCACCACACCTTGGCCTTGTACGCTGCCCAGCTGCCGGAGGGGCCCAGCCCCTGA
- the GPR37L1 gene encoding prosaposin receptor GPR37L1 yields the protein MRWLWPLVVSLAVASAVGPRRIPGGAALQRGRSVRGTEEEEEGAKGVQQYVPEEWPEYPRPIHPAGPQPTEPGVATSPHPDGAVRAGGNATGTPGRPLQMQNPLYPVTESSYGAYAVLLLALVLFAVGIVGNLSVMCIVWHSYHLKSAWNSILASLALWDFLVLFFCLPVVVFHEITKQRLLGDASCRAVPFVEVSSLGVTTFSLCALGIDRFHVATSTLPKARPIEPCPSILAKLAVIWVGSMTLAVPELLLWQLVQEPSPTVGTVDTCAMKPSARLPESLYSLVMTYQNARMWWSFGCYFCLPILFTVTCQLVTWRVRGPPGRKPECRPGKHEQCEGQLSSTVVGLTAVYALCTLPENVCNVVAAYLSATLARQTLDLLGLVTQFSTFLKAAVTPVLLLCVCRPLGRAFLDCCCCCCEGCGGAAAGGVDGKLKTEMAASAYFHKPREAPLLALGTPC from the exons ATGCGGTGGCTGTGGCCGCTGGTCGTCTCTCTCGCCGTGGCGTCAGCTGTGGGGCCCCGCAGAATCCCCGGGGGCGCCGCCCTGCAGCGGGGCCGGTCTGTGCGAGGcaccgaggaggaggaggagggggccaaGGGGGTGCAGCAGTATGTGCCCGAGGAGTGGCCTGAGTACCCCCGGCCCATCCACCCTGCCggcccccagcccactgagccCGGGGTGGCCACCAGCCCCCACCCGGACGGGGCTGTGCGCGCTGGGGGCAATGCGACAGGGACGCCGGGCCGGCCGCTGCAGATGCAGAACCCCCTATACCCAGTGACCGAGAGCTCGTATGGGGCCTACGCGGTGCTGCTCCTGGCCCTGGTGCTGTTCGCCGTGGGCATCGTGGGGAACCTGTCGGTCATGTGCATCGTATGGCACAGCTACCACCTGAAGAGCGCCTGGAACTCCATCCTCGCCAGCCTGGCCCTCTGGGACTTCCTGGTCCTCTTCTTCTGCCTCCCTGTCGTCGTCTTCCACGAGATCACCAAGCAGAGGCTGCTGGGCGATGCTTCTTGCCGGGCGGTGCCCTTCGTGGAG GTCTCCTCTTTGGGCGTCACCACCTTCAGTCTCTGTGCCCTGGGCATCGACCGCTTCCACGTGGCCACCAGCACCCTGCCCAAGGCGAGGCCCATCGAGCCGTGCCCATCCATCCTGGCCAAGCTGGCGGTCATCTGGGTGGGCTCCATGACGCTGGCCGTGCccgagctcctgctgtggcagcTGGTGCAGGAGCCCAGCCCCACCGTGGGCACGGTGGACACGTGTGCCATGAAGCCCTCGGCCCGCCTGCCCGAGTCCCTCTACTCGCTGGTCATGACCTACCAGAACGCACGCATGTGGTGGTCCTTCGGCTGCTACTTCTGCCTGCCCATCCTCTTCACGGTCACCTGCCAGCTGGTGACGTGGCGGGTGCGGGGCCCACCCGGCAGGAAGCCGGAGTGCCGGCCGGGCAAGCATGAGCAGTGCGAGGGCCAGCTCAGCAGCACCGTGGTGGGCCTGACCGCCGTCTACGCGCTCTGCACCCTCCCCGAGAATGTGTGCAACGTGGTGGCTGCCTACCTCTCAGCCACGCTGGCCCGCCAGACCCTGGACCTCCTGGGCCTGGTCACCCAGTTCTCTACCTTCCTCAAGGCAGCCGTCACACCCGTGCTCCTTCTGTGCGTGTGCCGGCCGCTGGGCCGCGCCTTCCTggactgctgctgctgctgctgcgagGGCTGCGGTGGGGCTGCGGCAGGCGGTGTGGACGGCAAGCTCAAGACGGAGATGGCCGCCTCCGCCTACTTCCACAAGCCTAGGGAGGCGCCCCTCCTGGCCTTGGGCACGCCCTGCTGA
- the ARL8A gene encoding ADP-ribosylation factor-like protein 8A: MIALFNKLLDWFKALFWKEEMELTLVGLQYSGKTTFVNVIASGQFNEDMIPTVGFNMRKITKGNVTIKLWDIGGQPRFRSMWERYCRGVSAIVYMVDAADQEKIEASKNELHNLLDKPQLQGIPVLVLGNKRDLPGALDEKELIEKMNLSAIQDREICCYSISCKEKDNIDITLQWLIQHSKSRRS; encoded by the exons ATGATCGCTTTGTTCAACAAGCTGTTGGACTGGTTCAAGGCCCTGTTCTGGAAGGAGGAGATGGAGCTCACGCTGGTCGGGCTGCAGTACTCGGGCAAGACCACCTTCGTCAACGTGATCGCG TCGGGGCAGTTCAATGAAGACATGATCCCCACCGTGGGCTTCAACATGCGCAAGATCACGAAAGGCAACGTGACCATCAAG CTCTGGGACATCGGGGGACAGCCCCGCTTCCGTAGCATGTGGGAGCGCTACTGCCGAGGAGTGAGTGCCATTGT GTACATGGTGGACGCAGCTGACCAAGAGAAGATCGAAGCCTCCAAGAATGAACTCCACAACCTACTGGacaagcctcagctgcagggcATCCCG gTCCTAGTCCTGGGTAACAAGCGAGACCTCCCGGGAGCGCTGGATGAGAAGGAGCTGATTGAGAAAAT GAATCTGTCTGCCATCCAGGACCGAGAGATCTGCTGCTACTCCATCTCCTGCAAAGAGAAGGACAACATTG ACATCACCCTACAGTGGCTTATCCAGCACTCAAAGTCACGGAGAAGCTGA